A region of the Kineococcus endophyticus genome:
GCGGTCGGCGGCCTGCACCTGCTCGACGAGGTCGAGCAGCGCCTCGGGGTCGGCCCCGACCTCGTCGCACCACAGGGAGAACCGGCGCTCGACGTCGTCGCGCGAGAAGCAGGGTTCCTCGGCGCGGTAGCCGGTCGCCGGGCGCAGCGGGACGAAGAACCAGGCGGCCTGGGCCGCGTCCCACCCGTCGGGGGCGGGACCGGCGGTGTCCCAGTCGATGAGGCCCACGAGCCGGTCGTCGCGCCACACCGTGTTCCACGGCCCGAGGTCGCCGTGGGCCACCACGTGCGCCGGGTCCCGTCGCGGCCCGGCGTGCCAGACGGCGTCCGTGGGATCCTCGAAGGTCGCCGCGGCGGCGCGCAGCTCGAGGAGCAGGCCGGCGACCTGCCGCAGCCCGTCGTCCGAGCGCAGCACCTGCGGCCACGGCCACCACGGCACGGTCCCGTCGACGAAGGCGAGGACCTCCCGGCCCTGCTCGTCGAAACCTCCGGGCGCGGGGACCCGGTCGACCCCCACCCGTCGCAGGTGCGCCAGGTAGGTCTGCACCGTCGCCGAGCAGGGCGCGGCCGTGCGCCGGACCGTGTCCCCGCGGCGCACGACGACCGTCGAGAACCCTCCGCCGAGCAGTTCCTCGTCCACGGCCCGGACGCTACCCGGCGGTCGGCCTCCTCACCCCGCGACGTCGAACACGAGCACCCCACCGTCGGCCAGCAACGGGCCGACGAACTCCTTGAACGCGGCGTGCGCCGGGTCCGCGAAGGCGGGATCGTCCACGACCGGGGTCCCGACGTAGTAGTTCCGGTCGCCCTCGGAGGCGAAGGTCACGACGATCCCGTGCTCGAACCCTCCCCCGGCGCCCTCGCCGCTCGTCTGGGCCCCGGCCTCGATCGAGACGACGTAGGGCCGGCCGTCAGGCCGCGGGCTCGTCGCCAGCGCCCGGAAGCGCTGCAGCACCTCCTCCTCCTGCGCCGGCGTGACGTCGTCGCGGTAGCGGAACAGCACGACGTGGCGGACCACACCGGGCCGGAAGTCGCGGGCGGTGAACTCCTCCACGCCGACCTCGGCGAGCAGAGCGGTCAGGGGGTTCGCGTCGTGGGGCACGCTGCGCATGCTGCCACCGCGCCGCACCGGGCGCAGGTCACGCGCGGGCCCGTCGCCCCGTCGAGCGCCGCACGACGAGTTCGGGTTCGAAGACGATCTGCTGCGCGGCGCGGCCCTCGACCTGGGCCAGCAGCAGTTCCACCGCGGTGCGCCCCAGCAGTTCCCGGGGTTGGCGCACCGACGTCAGGGGCACCGTCGCGGTGGCGGCGAACCCGATGTCGTCGTACCCGACGACGGCGAGTTCGTCCGGCACCCGCACCCCGCGGCGGACGCACTCGTTGAGGACCCCCAGCGCGAGGAGGTCGTTGGCGCAGAACACCGCGGTGGGACGGTCCTGCTCCGGTCCGGCGAGGATCTGCGCCGCGGCCTGCGAACCCGCGCGCACCGACAGCCCCGTCGCGTCGACGACGTGGACGGTGCCCGCGCCGCCGACGGCCTCCCGCACACCGCGCAACCGCTCCTGGACCTGCCGCAGCGGGGCGGCGACGCCGACGTACGCGATGTCCCGGTGCCCGGCGCCCACGAGGTGCTCCCCCGCCAGCCGGCCGCCGAGGACGTCGTCGACGGCCACCGAGGCCTGCCCGGTGGCGCTCGCGGCGCCCCGGTCGACGAGGACGACGGGCGTGCCGTGGTCGCGCACCTCCGACAGCGCGGAGCTCGGCGCGTCGTGGACGGGGGTCAGCAGGACGCCGAGGACGCGCTGCTGGTCCAGGCGCCGCAGGTGCCGGGCCTCCCGGTCGGCGGAGTTGGCGCTGTTGCACATGACGACGAGCGCGTCGTGGCGTTCGGCGAGTTCCTCCGCCCCGGCGATGACGTCGGTGAAGAAGGGGTTCGCGACGTCGAGGACGACCATCGCGATGGTCCGGCTGACGCCGGCCCGCAACTGCCGCGCGGACTCGTTGCGGACGAAGCCCAGCTCGGCGATGGCGTCCTGGACCCGGGTCCGCAGCGCCTCGGAGACCACCTCGGGCCGGTTGAGCACGTTGCTCACCGTCCCCAGGGACACCCCCGCGCGCTGCGCGACCTCCTTGACCGTGGCCATGCCCTGAATGTCCCAGACCGCGGGGCGGGACTCAGCGCCGGGCCGAGTCGGTGGTCGCACCCGCGGCGTCGGCCGGCAGGTCGACGACCTCGCCGTAGCGCTCCCGCTCGATCTGCTGCAGGGACCGGCCCTGGGTGCGCGGCGCGAACACCGTCCCGACGACGGCCGCCACGACGAGCAGCGCGATCATCAGGGTGCCGACGAACGGGACGCCCTGCTCGCGCAGCAGGCTGGGGAACCAGTAGCTGAGCACCCCGACGGCGCACCGGGCCGCGAAGAACAGGAC
Encoded here:
- a CDS encoding phosphotransferase; this translates as MDEELLGGGFSTVVVRRGDTVRRTAAPCSATVQTYLAHLRRVGVDRVPAPGGFDEQGREVLAFVDGTVPWWPWPQVLRSDDGLRQVAGLLLELRAAAATFEDPTDAVWHAGPRRDPAHVVAHGDLGPWNTVWRDDRLVGLIDWDTAGPAPDGWDAAQAAWFFVPLRPATGYRAEEPCFSRDDVERRFSLWCDEVGADPEALLDLVEQVQAADRHRVRDWGGAGREPYATFLARGDLATLDEDAAWLDEFRGRRGRDR
- a CDS encoding Dabb family protein, which translates into the protein MPHDANPLTALLAEVGVEEFTARDFRPGVVRHVVLFRYRDDVTPAQEEEVLQRFRALATSPRPDGRPYVVSIEAGAQTSGEGAGGGFEHGIVVTFASEGDRNYYVGTPVVDDPAFADPAHAAFKEFVGPLLADGGVLVFDVAG
- a CDS encoding LacI family DNA-binding transcriptional regulator, whose protein sequence is MATVKEVAQRAGVSLGTVSNVLNRPEVVSEALRTRVQDAIAELGFVRNESARQLRAGVSRTIAMVVLDVANPFFTDVIAGAEELAERHDALVVMCNSANSADREARHLRRLDQQRVLGVLLTPVHDAPSSALSEVRDHGTPVVLVDRGAASATGQASVAVDDVLGGRLAGEHLVGAGHRDIAYVGVAAPLRQVQERLRGVREAVGGAGTVHVVDATGLSVRAGSQAAAQILAGPEQDRPTAVFCANDLLALGVLNECVRRGVRVPDELAVVGYDDIGFAATATVPLTSVRQPRELLGRTAVELLLAQVEGRAAQQIVFEPELVVRRSTGRRARA